A stretch of Telopea speciosissima isolate NSW1024214 ecotype Mountain lineage chromosome 11, Tspe_v1, whole genome shotgun sequence DNA encodes these proteins:
- the LOC122645311 gene encoding glutaredoxin-like produces the protein MALAKGKEIVSSNPTVVFGYSFLFPSLGDGSDIQSAGQKTVPNVFIGGNHIGGCDATMAKHQEGKLVPLLTEAGSLAEPATA, from the exons ATGGCGTTGGCTAAGGGAAAAGAGATCGTTTCATCAAACCCGACTGTGGTCTTCGGGTactctttcctctttccttctctgg GTGATGGAAGTGATATCCAGTCCGCAGGACAGAAGACTGTCCCCAATGTGTTCATTGGTGGAAATCACATTGGAGGCTGCGATG CAACTATGGCAAAGCACCAGGAGGGGAAGCTTGTGCCCTTGCTTACTGAAGCTGGTTCTCTTGCTGAACCTGCTACTGCTTGA
- the LOC122644554 gene encoding calcium load-activated calcium channel-like: protein MASILSSFKYSDSLSVVGISICTAFLCEGISWILIYRTSSYKSLRSTIDKASKKLEIMKTVDNKGGSNKKSKTKKIDRVETSLKESSRDLSLAKIKSGAVVALVLFVVFGLLNSLFDGTAVAKLPFAPTGFVQKMSHRGLPGNDPTDCSMAFLYFLCSISIRTNLQKFLGFSPPRGAPGTGLFPMPDPKIN, encoded by the coding sequence ATGGCGTCAATACTATCTTCGTTCAAATACTCAGACAGTCTCTCAGTAGTAGGCATCTCAATCTGCACGGCTTTCCTCTGCGAAGGCATATCATGGATCCTCATCTATCGCACTTCCTCATACAAATCCCTCCGCTCCACCATCGACAAAGCCTCGAAGAAGCTGGAGATAATGAAGACCGTAGACAACAAGGGAGGATCCAACAAGAAATCCAAGACCAAGAAGATCGATCGAGTAGAGACCAGTCTCAAGGAATCCAGCCGTGATCTCTCCCTCGCCAAAATCAAATCCGGAGCCGTTGTCGCTCTTGTGCTTTTCGTCGTCTTTGGTTTACTGAACTCCCTTTTCGATGGAACGGCCGTAGCAAAATTGCCCTTCGCTCCGACTGGATTTGTTCAGAAGATGAGCCACCGTGGTCTTCCTGGCAATGATCCAACTGACTGTTCCATGGCCTTCTTATATTTCTTGTGCTCTATTAGCATTCGCACCAATTTGCAGaaatttcttgggttttctCCTCCGAGAGGTGCTCCCGGTACTGGGTTATTTCCGATGCCTGATCCAAAGATCAATTGA